One Denticeps clupeoides chromosome 3, fDenClu1.1, whole genome shotgun sequence DNA window includes the following coding sequences:
- the cdk5rap2 gene encoding CDK5 regulatory subunit-associated protein 2 isoform X3, with protein sequence MDSLVGEDQTLPFDINGSCSISRLPETLADFSMDDMAASFPAGKISPSKVLAMKDYENQITALKKENFNLKLRIYFLEERMQQKCDDSTEDIYRTNIELKVEVESLKKDLGEKQELLVSASKALESLASKDSGDVVAVKDKAQREMSALQNTFSQRIRDLEESLREAEAELDRMAAIAEQEKLQNLDLQKQLHSLVQSQPSVIPDFSSNPTHHQQAVQEKDKVIEELQLTLKNKDVLIGQLQKTGPELSSMAQITQLNALIVQKDAELQDLKEELKQEKNKAERDNQVCELKQSEVCRLESVAKKLTEDLNSMKCKNQELQTDNQELSGKLDEKGGELEAEKKNAVKRDKTIQGLSLVLKEKEKEIEELYRELEDRDAALVKAREAIHKAQLQKYQGAEEQQSLLLERQAELSRLQAELHASVCESRRLERSVSGRDAEIQRLTDEIRQLQEELEQLQQQKQRADKTINDLQNQLKKLKGELQMRESEKAREQSEELEESRRREHTHESTVHRLTHTLTHKEQQLQEYMDLIRDMELDRTAAGSDVLVCKLRERLKEKEELLERAQDEKFAAVEDKENELHQLQLRLREKERDLERLNNLLGHNQETINGLDALVKERDVELQQHLNSLKNLQRSQQTTEDNLNRALRERDALIQQLQNSMQSKSKELEELAATLLSQSQPEGRDLAERLSVRLRVAEVSIEDGLKERERLLTEHQSIVNTLLNTISSKEQLLQESTEQHARVLREREAELQELHRQLTHAQQQLNNTHAHTATAKQEGHLIAAQLRTQLAEKEDIINKLLEQGQERDRYLFELKSETTHPQVLELRQTIELLQQQLEEREEFSEKVVDDQEKGAKKSIALLKKQLVQKTEALNKALRREEELQSLVSKLEERLGDQTANIETLAHTISSKGEIISPLQRAECRSPGPPQRQSTSVGGDSQKEVLPPSSALHIEWEGLNRALRMEQQLYSNLVRAVKQQDSIALLQALQLELTAVQLLRQQLEAGIHGNEQLREQLETEMQRANQKEGAELQSLRVALEEARRWNTSLQARLGQIQSRGGGVGQSSDTADSYMIADQTSYMSICLGEEPKAELDELSVSQLRLKVAELQALNAELQKKAGLTTKFSSHSQHLSSSEMLHTNGERMTDISTQTEFIDTSQTSEEGDVGVLHGPRDQDRVILRSLLSECGVETLSQLRDVMTQLHAETDNLRMRLKDQRLSEKKQFAESSSDSDCQTDLRNTVRHLRQEAKGHRKVICLLKEQLQHSTSPGCATFDPELIVTMAREMERLREENEVVQRRAHTLEGKLHGQDRGQKKKMREKEGEMEKEVESGTGKKNENATKEQLRRERDEKETDTVTSEKKNKDDETNSSQSSSNKWTQHHHMARHAAYVKSRLPVPVRPTKHMKQDVYDELVSDRTKYPHPYPCHAAIPEAEEQKKLHCTSPAQSDSTSSTLSREKADMQHDGARSAELEAQLALMQQECEEKEDILCQRMKQWKELRAEIQEKDKLVLQYQQALQAAESTIAYLTACSLDSERGVGVSEKQSQSVQTESGGLGATLLECVSTAEAAIADLSIVKSDEGVEGTHALCDRLERLLQEVSALKEPQELQRTMQDQSQLSAELHKRLKAAEAQVSTKGDVAGIDVEHTTDANILQASSCHIGNSKSQANAREISMSNSNHDGLSEHGISVNSTLLSPQREGLANIKRHTMQPKASGTPVKMGNNIEELSIANEQLSECLRATEGAVEALITWCSSHHLADPFDSHPGSVNAFLWKQMDHLFHALQQRNTHVVDHAPSLDSQSKFAQVLCSLSPGRSKLNTSGVARLESIRKSQKRDMPSSPSPTPQDLHHNLLLLLQLFRERAQKACELEEQLSSMQENQHAAHTFTQRDADVVLDTTPSSPSYPSSPGLSLTPRPSDLSDPAADAALLRQQLAQLRSQVESQQKVIQHLQGLLQKSPLSVRERDRVQVEVEDKKEMTRELERERTLNRSASLPLRSQSASPSRIESLVQSQARELCELRQQIRVSGVLGAEQRRVLLDLRGALEDLVQATQQHQPVLGEHIQQSLDHSLELLELLQSGDTLHKEEGSDISLPHSECMLECASAQCLRSQLEREREQHQHQLNYLAQQNQRLAQNTRLQLDLVCSELQQKSRLIQSLQDQLRVKSPRSPQGSVSNGNITATHHHSPPGGYKGFPGAKLANGVASPDRGDSGGTEGKLWSLRRENSRLMEQLRCSEELNAMLRSELDLHKNIFTQNSQESRSSSQPEAARHDTAGGTISTELLAEHLQELRTLRLRLEETIRTNEKLREQLERRLLEAERDPGGTNIFIAGLEEQGQLASEVRKLWSHNHTLREQLNQDSRDKQKENERLREALARRTAKLERSRREHTRLQENVHRLQDELRQQKQHFTDSQQLLQSLRVELQLHDHIRNTNTTGTGEQRPGTAVDLSALLNEVRILREQLERSIRNHTININYLLHTDESGRPDLLHPPSHTEATHDVYESGSSVGSGSPPPSRLVPGHRVFAARKGQHVLGLTEDYTALRTHLTHAHTLIQQMEAHTRDCSMAQCMTLSASVSSMHQVLEEASRLLKLFWKVTLPTDARAPQDELLRNEISRLKSRLLQQESVLSGAVRRLHSTNQLKEGMERLIIDQLSMTHGILKKARGNLENHFFSVFGLSGLPREGRPTQYRVRGDQTGLTPPPGSPTGPDSDRDHSAQSSC encoded by the exons ATGGATTCTCTTGTGGGAGAAGACCAAACACTTCCCTTTGATATAAATGGGAG TTGCAGTATCTCCAGATTGCCTGAAACTCTGGCGGACTTCAGCATGGATGACATGGcag CATCGTTCCCTGCAGGAAAGATCTCGCCATCCAAAGTGCTTGCCATGAAGGATTATGAGAAT CAAATCACTGCACTGAAGAAGGAGAATTTCAATCTGAAGCTCCGGATCTACTTCCTGGAAGAGCGAATGCAGCAGAAATGTGATGATTCTACTGAGGACATCTACAGAAcg AATATTGAGCTGAAGGTTGAGGTTGAGTCCTTAAAGAAGGATCTTGGGGAGAAACAGGAGCTTTTGGTTTCTGCATC AAAAGCTCTTGAGAGTTTAGCGAGCAAGGACTCTGGAGATGTGGTTGCTGTTAAGGACAAGGCTCAGAGAGAGATGAGTGCTCTGCAAAATACATTCAGCCAAAGAATCAGAGACCTGGAAGAg AGTCTGCGTGAGGCAGAAGCTGAACTCGACAGAATGGCTGCAATTGCTGAGCAGGAGAAACTACAAAATTTAGACCTGCAGAAGCAGTTGCATTCTCTAGTCCAGTCACAACCCTCAGTTATCCCAGACTTCTCCTCTAATCCAACACACCATCAGCAAGCCGTGCAAGAGAAGGACAA GGTGATTGAGGAGTTGCAGTTGACTCTGAAGAACAAGGATGTTCTGATTGGACAGCTTCAGAAGACAGGGCCTGAGCTGTCAAGTATGGCGCAGATCACACAGCTCAATGCTCTGATTGTCCAGAAGGATGCTGAACTGCag GATTTGAAGGAGGAGCTTAAACAGGAGAAAAATAAAGCTGAGAGGGACAATCAG GTTTGCGAGCTTAAGCAGTCAGAGGTCTGCCGCCTGGAATCAGTTGCTAAGAAACTCACTGAGGACCTGAATTCCATGAAGTGCAAGAATCAGGAACTGCAGACTGACAACCAG GAGTTGAGTGGAAAACTTGACGAGAAAGGAGGTGAGTTGGAGGCTGAAAAGAAGAATGCTGTTAAACGAGATAAAACCATCCAGGGCTTGAGCCTTGTCCtaaaagagaaggagaaagag ATAGAAGAGCTGTATCGGGAGCTTGAGGACCGAGATGCTGCACTGGTTAAAGCCAGAGAAGCCATTCACAAAGCTCAGCTCCAGAAGTACCAG GGTGCTGAGGAGCAGCAGTCACTGCTACTGGAGCGTCAGGCAGAGTTGTCCCGTCTGCAGGCAGAGCTGcacgcgagtgtgtgtgagtcccGGCGGCTGGAACGGAGTGTGTCTGGCCGAGACGCTGAAATCCAACGCCTCACGGATGAAATTcggcagctgcaggaggagcttgagcagctgcagcagcagaagcagcgtGCCGACAAAACCATTAAT GACCTACAGAATCAGCTGAAGAAACTCAAAGGGGAGTTACAaatgagagagagcgagaaagcgAGGGAGCAAAGCGAGGAGCTGGAAGAAAGCAGAcggagagaacacacacacgagagCACTGTCCAtcggctcacacacacacttacacacaaggAGCAGCAGCTTCAG GAGTACATGGATCTGATAAGGGACATGGAGCTGGACAGGACTGCCGCAGGAAGTGATGTCCTGGTGTGCAAGCTACGCGAGCGGCTGAAGGAAAAGGAAGAGTTGCTGGAG CGAGCTCAGGATGAGAAGTTTGCCGCTGTAGAGGACAAGGAGAATGAGCTTCATCAGCTTCAGCTGAGActgcgagagaaagagagagacctGGAGAGACTCAACAACCTTCTCGGACACAACCAAGAGACTATTAAT ggGCTGGATGCGTTGGTGAAAGAGCGTGACGTTGAACTGCAGCAGCACTTGAACTCTCTGAAGAATCTGCAGAGGAGCCAGCAGACCACAGAAGACAATCTGAACAGAGCACTGAGGGAAAGAGATGCCCTAATTCAGCAGCTACAAAACTCGATGCAGAGCAAAAGCAAAGAgctggag GAGTTGGCCGCCACACTGCTTAGCCAATCCCAACCTGAGGGCCGTGATCTGGCAGAGCGTCTGTCTGTCAGGCTAAGAGTGGCGGAGGTGTCTATAGAAGACGGTctgaaggagagggagaggctcCTGACTGAACACCAGAGCATTGTTAACACTCTGCTGAACACCATCAGCAGCAAGGAGCAGCTACTGCAg GAATCCACTGAGCAGCATGCTCGAGTTCTGCGGGAGCGTGAGGCAGAGCTGCAGGAGTTGCACAGACAGCTCACACATGCTCAGCAACAActcaataacacacatgcacatacggCAACAGCAAAACAGGAAGGGCATCTAATAGCCGCTCAACTCCGGACACAGCTGGCTGAAAAGGAGGATATCATCAAT aagctTCTGGAACAGGGGCAGGAGAGGGATCGCTACCTGTTTGAGCTCAAGTCTGAAACTACGCATCCCCAGGTACTTGAGCTTCGGCAGACTATAGAACTGCTTCAGCAACAGTTGGAGGAGAGAGAAG aATTTAGTGAGAAAGTGGTGGATGACCAGGAAAAAGGGGCAAAGAAGTCTATTGCTCTGCTGAAGAAACAGTTGGTTCAAAAAACTGAGGCTCTGAACAAAGCAttgaggagggaggaggagcttCAG agtTTGGTTTCGAAACTGGAAGAGCGATTGGGAGACCAGACGGCCAACATAGAGACACTCGCACACACCATCAGCAGCAAGGGGGAGATCATTAGT CCGCTCCAGAGAGCAGAGTGCAGGAGTCCTGGTCCCCCTCAGAGACAGAGTACCAGTGTGGGCGGAGACAGCCAAAAGGAG GTACTTCCTCCCTCATCTGCACTGCATATTGAATGGGAGGGGTTAAACCGTGCCCTGAGGATGGAGCAGCAACTGTACTCCAACCTTGTGCGTGCTGTCAAACAACAGGACAG CATTGCTCTGCTCCAGGCACTTCAGTTGGAGTTGACAGCCGTACAGCTTCTCCGCCAACAGCTGGAGGCAGGCATTCATGGCAATGAGCAGCTAAGAGAACAGCTAGAGACAGAGATGCAAAGAGCCAATCAGAAAGAAG GTGCAGAGCTACAGAGTTTGCGGGTGGCTCTGGAGGAAGCTCGGCGCTGGAACACATCTCTTCAAGCTCGGCTTGGTCAGATTCAGAGCCGCGGGGGTGGCGTTGGACAGTCTAGTGACACTg CGGACTCTTACATGATTGCTGATCAGACATCTTACATGAGCATCTGCTTGGGAGAGGAACCAAAGGCAGAATTAGATGAGCTGTCTGTATCCCAGCTCAGACTGAAG gTGGCTGAGCTACAGGCCTTAAATGCAGAACTTCAGAAAAAAGCAGGGCTTACCACCAAGTTCTCTTCTCATAGCCAG CACCTATCAAGTTCTGAGATGCTACACACAAATGGAGAGAGGATGACTGATATTTCAACACAAACAGAG tttaTAGATACCTCACAGACATCTGAGGAGGGTGATGTTGGGGTTCTACATGGGCCACGGGATCAGGACCGGGTCATTTTGAGATCACTGCTCTCGGAGTGTGGAGTGGAGACCCTTTCTCAGCTCAG AGATGTGATGACTCAGCTGCATGCAGAGACTGACAATTTACGGATGCGTCTAAAGGATCAGCGATTGTCAGAGAAGAAGCAATTTGCTGAGAGTTCCAGTGACAGCGACTGCCAGACTGACCTCAGAAACACAGTTCGGCATCTGCGACAGGAGGCCAAGGGTCACAGAAAGGTCATATGTCTGCTGAAGGAACagctacagcacagcacatcaccAGGGTGCGCAACCTTTGACCCAGAGCTTATAGTTACCATGGCACGGGAGATGGAAAGACTGAGGGAAGAAAACGAAGTTGTCCAGAGACGAGCGCATACCTTGGAAGGCAAACTACATGGACAAGACCGAGGACAGAAGAAAAAGATGAGGGAGAAAGAAGGGGAGATGGAGAAAGAGGTGGAGAGTGGAACTGGGAAGAAGAATGAAAATGCAACAAAGGAACAGTTGAGAAGAGAGAGGGATGAAAAGGAGACAGATACTGTTACCAGtgagaaaaagaacaaagacgATGAGACCAACTCCTCACAGAGCAGTTCCAACAAATGGACACAGCACCACCATATGGCCAGACATGCA GCTTATGTAAAGTCCAGACTTCCTGTGCCTGTTAGGCCTACCAAGCACATGAAACAGGATGTGTACGATGAGTTGGTGAGTGACAGGACGAAATATCCCCATCCCTACCCCTGTCACGCGGCCATACCCGAGGCTGAGGAGCAGAAGAAGCTACACTGCACTAGCCCCGCCCAGTCAGACAGTACCAGCAGCACTCTCTCCAGAGAGAAAGCTGACATGCAGCATGATGGGGCTCGATCAGCAGAACTGGAAGCCCAGCTGGCGCTAATGCAGCAGGAGTGTGAGGAGAAGGAGGACATTCTTTGTCAGAGGATGAAACAGTGGAAGGAGCTGCGGGCAGAGATTCAAGAGAAGGACAAGCTCGTTCTTCAGTACCAGCAGGCCCTGCAAGCAGCCGAATCCACAATCGCTTACCTGACGGCATGCAGTCTGGATTCAGAGAGGGGTGTAGGTGTCTCTGAGAAGCAGAGCCAGAGTGTTCAGACAGAGTCAGGGGGGCTCGGGGCCACGCTTTTGGAATGTGTGAGTACAGCTGAAGCTGCCATTGCTGATCTGAGTATCGTTAAGTCTGATGAAGGAGTGGAGGGAACACATGCACTTTGTGACAGGCTTGAAAGGCTTCTACAGGAGGTAAGTGCCCTGAAGGAACCCCAAGAGCTTCAGAGGACAATGCAGGACCAGAGCCAGCTGAGCGCTGAGCTGCACAAGAGACTCAAGGCTGCAGAGGCCCAAGTCAGTACTAAAGGTGATGTGGCTGGAATTGATGTAGAACACACAACTGATGCTAATATCCTTCAGGCAAGCAGCTGCCATATCGGAAACTCCAAATCACAGGCCAATGCTAGAGAAATCAGTATGTCTAATTCCAACCATGACGGTCTGTCTGAACATGGCATCTCTGTGAATAGTACACTGCTGTCACCTCAAAGGGAAGGTCTTGCCAATATAAAGCGACATACTATGCAACCAAAAGCATCCGGCACTCCTGTGAAAATGGGCAACAATATTGAGGAGCTATCAATAGCCAACGAGCAACTGAGTGAGTGTTTGAGGGCAACAGAAGGTGCTGTAGAGGCGCTGATCACCTGGTGCTCCAGCCATCACCTTGCTGACCCTTTTGACTCACATCCAGGCtcagtaaatgcatttttatggaAGCAGATGGACCATCTCTTCCATGCTCTGCAGCAAAGAAACACGCATGTTGTTGACCACGCCCCCTCACTCGACAGTCAGTCCAAATTTGCCCAGGTACTGTGTAGCCTATCCCCTGGTAGATCAAAATTGAACACATCTGGAGTAGCCAGACTGGAATCTATTCGGAAGAGTCAGAAGAGAGACATGCCTTCTTCTCCAAGCCCTACCCCTCAGGACCTCCACCACaacctgcttctgctgctgcagctgttcCGTGAGCGTGCTCAGAAAGCGTGCGAGTTGGAGGAGCAGCTCAGTTCCATGCAGGAGAATCAACATGCTGCTCACACATTCACCCAGAGGG ATGCAGATGTTGTGTTGGACACCACACCCTCCAGCCCTTCCTATCCCAGTTCTCCTGGTCTCAGCCTGACTCCACGGCCTTCTGACCTCAGTGACCCTGCCGCTGATGCTGCTCTGCTTAGGCAGCAGCTTGCACAGCTCAGGAGTCAAGTTGAGAGCCAGCAGAAGGTCATCCAGCACCTCCAAGGGCTTCTGCAGAAGTCACCGCTTTCTGTGAGAGAGCGAGATAGAGTCCAGGTAGAGGTGGAGGATAAGAAAGAGATGACCAgagagctggagagagagagaacactcAACAGGAGTGCTAGCCTGCCACTCCGCAGCCAATCAGCTTCACCCTCCAG GATTGAGTCTCTGGTACAGTCTCAGGCTCGTGAATTGTGTGAGTTGAGGCAGCAGATCCGTGTGAGCGGGGTTCTGGGAGCAGAGCAGAGGCGAGTGCTGCTGGATCTCAGAGGGGCCCTGGAGGATTTGGTGCAAGCTACCCAGCAGCATCAGCCTGTCCTGGGCGAGCACATTCAGCAAAGCCTGGACCACAGTTTagagctgctggagctgctacAGTCAG GCGATACACTGCATAAAGAAGAGGGGTCCGACATATCCTTACCTCACAG TGAGTGCATGTTAGAGTGTGCGAGTGCACAGTGCCTGCGCTCTCAGCTGGAAAGGGAAAGGGAGCAGCATCAGCACCAACTCAATTATCTGGCACAGCAGAACCAGAGGTTGGCCCAAAACACACGACTTCAGCTTGACCT TGTGTGCTCTGAGCTGCAGCAGAAGTCCCGTCTCATTCAGTCCCTGCAGGACCAGCTCAGAGTGAAATCTCCCAGAAGCCCACAGGGCTCAGTGTCCAATGGCAACATAACAGCAACCCATCACCACAGCCCCCCCGGTGGCTATAAAGGCTTTCCAG GCGCGAAGCTGGCTAATGGCGTAGCATCTCCAGACAGAGGGGATTCTGGAGGAACAGAGGGGAAACTTTGGTCCCTGCGCCGGGAGAACAGCCGACTTATGGAGCAGCTGAGGTGCAGTGAGGAGCTCAATGCCATGCTACGCAGTGAACTGGACCTTCACAAGAACATCTTCACTCAGAATTCACAAGAATCCAGGTCCAGCTCACAACCTGAGGCAGCACGACATGACACGGCTGGTGGAACCATCAGCACAG AACTTTTAGCGGAGCATCTGCAGGAGCTCAGAACACTCCGTCTGCGCCTGGAGGAAACAATACGAACGAATGAGAAACTGAGAGAGCAGCTAGAGAGAAGACTGCTGGAGGCAGAGAGAGATCCAG GGGGTACGAATATCTTCATCGCTGGTCTGGAGGAGCAGGGTCAACTGGCCAGTGAGGTCCGCAAGCTGTGGTCTCACAACCACACGCTCAGAGAGCAGCTGAACCAGGACAGCAGAG ATAAGCAAAAGGAGAACGAGCGTCTTCGTGAGGCTCTGGCCAGAAGAACGGCAAAACTGGAGCGCAGTCGCAGAGAACACACTCGCCTTCAGGAAAACGTgcacag GTTGCAAGATGAACTGAGGCAACAGAAGCAGCATTTCACTGACAGTCAGCAGCTTCTCCAGTCTCTCAGAGTTGAACTTCAGTTACATGATCATATCAGGAACACCAATACCACAG gCACAGGAGAGCAGAGACCTGGTACTGCTGTAGATTTATCAGCACTGCTCAACGAGGTCAGGATCCTCAGAGAACAGCTAGAGAGAAGCATCCGAAACCACACTATCAACATCAACTACCTTTTGCACACAG ATGAGAGTGGGAGACCTGATTTACTGCATCCACCATCCCACACAGAAGCCACTCATGATGTATATG AGAGTGGAAGCTCAGTTGGCAGTGGCTCTCCACCCCCATCTCGACTGGTTCCTGGCCATCGTGTATTTGCTGCACGGAAGGGTCAACACGTCCTTGGCCTTACTGAAGACTACACTGCCCTGCGCACAcacctcacacatgcacacacactcattcaacAAATGGAGGCACACACAAGGGACTGCAGCATG GCCCAGTGTATGACACTCTCTGCCAGTGTGAGTAGTATGCATCAAGTGTTGGAGGAGGCAAGTAGACTCCTCAAACTCTTCTGGAAAGTCACCCTCCCTACTGATGCACGTGCCCCTCag GATGAGCTGTTGAGGAATGAAATCTCCCGTCTGAAGAGCCGGCTGCTGCAGCAGGAGTCAGTGCTGAGTGGAGCGGTCAGGCGGCTTCACTCCACCAACCAGCTCAAAGAGGGCATGGAGAGGCTCATCATCGATCAGt TGTCGATGACCCATGGGATTCTGAAGAAAGCTAGAGGGAACTTGGAG AATCATTTTTTTAGCGTTTTTGGCCTGAGCGGCCTGCCAAGAGAAg GACGTCCCACACAGTACAGAGTGAGGGGTGATCAGACGGGCCTCACCCCCCCACCGGGCTCTCCTACGGGGCCGGACTCTGACCGTGACCATTCTGCCCAGTCCAGCTGTTAG